The genomic DNA GAGCCTCAACTGCCTCTACTACACGTACTGGAACGGCCTCAAGGCCGACTACGAGGTGTACGTACGCGGTCGTCGCGCCATCGGGGTGGTGCCCACGCACGACGACAACGTCATGATCGGCATCCAGTGGCCGCGAGCCCAGTTCGACAGTGTGCGCGCCGACATCGAGACGTCCTATCTGACCGCCCTGGAGGAGACCGCGCCCGAACTCGCCCAGCGCGTCCGGGAGTCCGAGCGGGCGGCCCGCTTCACCGGCACCGGCCGGCTGCCCAACTTCTTCCGTCGTGCCGTCGGGCCCGGCTGGGCCCTGGTCGGGGACTCCGGCTTCCACAAGGATCCCGTGGGCGCCTTCGGCATCAGCGACGCGCTCCGCCACGCGGACCTCCTCGCGGGGCTGCTGGCCCCCGCGCTCGGCGGCGAACGCCCGGTCGACGAGGCGCTCGCCGACTTCGCCGAGCAGCGCGACGAGGACGCCATGCCGGAGTACTTCTTCAACCTCCAGGCGGCCCAGCTCGAACCGATGCCGGAACTGCTCAACGTGCTGCGGGTCATCGAGGACGACCAGGACCAGATCGACCGGTTCTTCGGCCTCATCGCCGGCAGCTACACCTGGGACGTGTTCTTCACCCCGGACCTCATCGAGCGAGCGGCGGGACTGGCGGGCCAGGAGGCCTGACGCCGGGCAGGACGAAGGGCGGTGGGGAGGATGGTCCTCCCCACCGCCCTTCGCGCCGCTCCCGCGGTTCCGCCGCGCCGTCCTACACGGCGGTCACGGTCACCGGCAGCCGGGCCAGCCTGCGCTGCATGAACAGCGGGAGCCATTCGGGCGCCTCGACCGCCTCCGAGGCCAGCCGGGCCGGCCAGCGGGCCAGCGCGTCCAGCAGCAGTGTGCCCTGCTGCTTGGCGAGCGCCGCGCCCAGGCAGTAGTGCAGGCCGTGACCG from Streptomyces sp. CB09001 includes the following:
- a CDS encoding NAD(P)/FAD-dependent oxidoreductase is translated as MYDAIVVGARVAGATSAMLLARAGHRVLLLDRATFPSDTMSTHYVHQPAIARLARWGLLERLAATGCPPLDVARWTLEDVSITGCAPPVDGIRTAYGPRRYVLDHLLVTAAVEAGVELRERANVTALVRDGDRVTGVRIKGANGEYTEHAKVVIGADGIDSVVAKEAGARRYEEAPSLNCLYYTYWNGLKADYEVYVRGRRAIGVVPTHDDNVMIGIQWPRAQFDSVRADIETSYLTALEETAPELAQRVRESERAARFTGTGRLPNFFRRAVGPGWALVGDSGFHKDPVGAFGISDALRHADLLAGLLAPALGGERPVDEALADFAEQRDEDAMPEYFFNLQAAQLEPMPELLNVLRVIEDDQDQIDRFFGLIAGSYTWDVFFTPDLIERAAGLAGQEA